In Ostrea edulis chromosome 4, xbOstEdul1.1, whole genome shotgun sequence, a single window of DNA contains:
- the LOC125671892 gene encoding LOW QUALITY PROTEIN: histone H2A-beta, sperm (The sequence of the model RefSeq protein was modified relative to this genomic sequence to represent the inferred CDS: deleted 2 bases in 1 codon) codes for MSGRGKGGKVKGKAKSRSSRAGLQFPVGRIHRLLRKGNYAERVGAGAPVYLAAVLEYLAAEVLELAGNAARDNKKSRIIPRHLQLAIRNDEELNKLLSGVTIAQGGVLPNIQAAPPQEDPETRQQVKKYKVCVQDL; via the exons ATGTCAGGACGTGGTAAAGGAGGCAAAGTGAAGGGAAAGGCAAAGAGCCGATCCTCCCGTGCGGGACTTCAGTTTCCCGTGGGTCGTATCCACCGTCTGCTGAGGAAGGGGAACTACGCCGAGAGAGTGGGAGCCGGCGCCCCCGTGTACCTGGCCGCCGTTCTGGAGTACTTGGCCGCCGAAGTCTTGGAATTGGCAGGCAACGCCGCCCGTGACAACAAGAAGTCCAGAATCATTCCCCGTCACCTGCAGCTGGCCATCCGCAACGACGAGGAGTTGAACAAACTTCTGTCCGGCGTGACTATCGCCCAGGGTGGTGTCCTGCCCAACATCCAGGCC GCTCCTCCCCAAGAAGACCCAGAAACCCGCCAGCAAGTAAAGAAGTACAAAGTCTGCGTGCAGGACCTATAA